In a single window of the Drosophila subpulchrella strain 33 F10 #4 breed RU33 chromosome X, RU_Dsub_v1.1 Primary Assembly, whole genome shotgun sequence genome:
- the LOC119557107 gene encoding uncharacterized protein LOC119557107, producing the protein MFEMQYITSRVHRFLHKLFYLHHDKDEYSIWNFCPMTIWKEFSSLLQSCCFCRTGLFPLVYWLVVLISLYGAGINGYEVMQMWKDPCGKLTVWRQRHFYVMDQLVLRKVRLVSSSIYQIAWFMLVYGIIMVSPNAMAPWILVTSLVLSVEGFIWFFEVITGILPINPQTVLSLVLHVYFLGMVCCVKSVFEVALAEQADYSLRII; encoded by the exons ATGTTTGAGATGCAGTACATAACCTCTCGAGTCCACCgttttttgcataaattattttaccTGCACCACGATAAGGACGAGTATTCGATCTGGAACTTTTGCCCGATGACCATCTGGAAGGAGTTCTCATCCTTGCTCCAATCCTGCTGCTTTTGCCGAACCGGGTTATTCCCATTGGTTTACTGGCTGGTAGTGCTCATCAGTCTCTATGGAGCTGGGATCAATGGCTATGAGGTGATGCAAATGTGGAAGGACCCCTGTGGCAAGTTGACCGTGTGGCGTCAACGGCACTTCTACGTAATGGATCAATTGGTGCTACGCAAGGTCCGTCTTGTAAGCTCCAGCATCTACCAGATCGCATGGTTCATGCTCGTCTACGGCATTATAATG GTTTCCCCCAACGCTATGGCGCCCTGGATTCTGGTGACCAGCCTCGTCCTGTCCGTGGAGGGGTTTATATGGTTCTTCGAGGTGATCACCGGCATACTGCCGATTAACCCGCAGACGGTGCTGTCACTGGTTTTGCACGTGTACTTTTTGGGGATGGTGTGCTGCGTGAAAAGCGTGTTCGAGGTGGCGCTCGCTGAGCAGGCCGACTACTCGCTGCGGATCATTTGA